From one Paenibacillus terrae HPL-003 genomic stretch:
- a CDS encoding 3'-5' exonuclease, which translates to MQYIIYDLEFTVSRNARYSSEIIDIGAVKVMKGEDGLYAADTFHSFVRPSNRPVLSTDTVQFTGITQRDIDAAPLFPEAVKQFIAWLGTDSPYYLCAWGPDDRQKLVSHCRTHHVDLNWIHNTNDIQKQISRLSGSNGKYRQLSLSQALELCNIDFDGQQHRALDDALNTAQVFMHHFDRITLSNNASDDEESRGSKLVYSTPEEEQEQYSPFGNLANLFKDR; encoded by the coding sequence ATGCAATATATTATTTATGATCTTGAGTTTACCGTTAGCCGTAACGCCAGATATTCCTCCGAAATCATTGATATTGGTGCCGTCAAAGTCATGAAGGGAGAAGATGGCTTGTACGCTGCGGACACGTTTCACAGCTTTGTCAGACCCTCAAATCGGCCTGTGCTGTCTACAGATACCGTGCAGTTCACCGGTATTACTCAACGGGACATTGATGCGGCCCCGCTCTTCCCAGAAGCTGTGAAGCAATTTATCGCATGGCTCGGAACGGACTCTCCCTATTACTTATGTGCTTGGGGGCCGGATGACCGTCAGAAGCTGGTATCCCATTGCCGCACCCATCATGTGGACCTCAATTGGATTCATAATACGAATGATATACAAAAACAAATCTCCCGTCTGTCCGGCTCCAACGGCAAGTACCGTCAACTAAGCCTGTCTCAGGCGCTGGAACTATGCAACATTGACTTTGATGGTCAACAGCACCGTGCGCTGGATGATGCACTGAATACCGCTCAGGTTTTCATGCACCATTTTGACCGTATCACATTATCCAATAACGCTTCTGACGATGAGGAAAGCCGGGGGTCGAAACTTGTATACTCCACACCGGAAGAAGAACAGGAGCAGTACAGTCCATTTGGCAATCTCGCCAACCTGTTTAAGGACCGTTAG
- a CDS encoding 5'-nucleotidase C-terminal domain-containing protein — MNSWKKISSIMTTAALLLGCLGTAAADPAASTGTAGTATPPVSGKHITILHTNDTHSHVVANDKEMGFAKLAGIIDQYRASNPNTLLLDDGDTVHGTTFSTLVNGESIVKVVNKLGYDAMVPGNHEFNYGWKHLVELSKEIQFPVLSANIKQTDGTRLFQPYVIKEVDGVKIGIIGLTTPETAYKTNPKNVEGIQFTDPAAEAKAAVDEIRSKVDVVVVLGHLGQDASSKDTSLKVVKEVPGIDIFIDGHSHTVLEKGLVGDNGTLIASAGEYTKYLGVVDLWVDGGKVTQKQAKLIDSTQAADIQPNAEITSLIASIQKEQEPILKEVVAQTSVDLEGAREKVRAGETNLGDLLTDAMRDISGADVALTNGGGIRASIKTGTVTKGDIITVLPFGNQIVTLKVKGADIQAALENGTASYPEPSGGFPQVSGISFKIDTSAAKGSRVHSILIGGKTLDPDATYTLATNDFTAVGGDQYTMFAKYPQAGMFGSLDEALIRYMQKVGSASLQVQADGRIQEAKADGKASVPAAQPVPSAPTATPAPVQEEPQVVSTSSAKPAPAKAPTAKPQQTPASAQATKSHVYIVKSGDTLYDISRQYGFTWQQLQKLNKLKNPHRIYPGQKLDLPA, encoded by the coding sequence ATGAACTCATGGAAAAAAATCTCGTCCATCATGACGACCGCCGCGCTTCTGCTAGGATGTCTTGGCACAGCAGCAGCGGACCCGGCAGCCAGTACGGGAACAGCGGGAACTGCAACTCCTCCGGTCAGTGGGAAACACATCACCATCCTACATACGAACGATACTCATTCCCACGTAGTGGCGAACGATAAGGAAATGGGCTTCGCCAAGCTGGCAGGCATCATTGACCAGTACCGTGCTTCCAATCCCAATACGCTGCTGCTGGATGACGGAGATACTGTTCATGGAACGACTTTCTCTACTTTGGTCAACGGTGAGAGCATTGTAAAAGTGGTTAACAAGCTGGGCTATGATGCGATGGTACCAGGCAATCATGAGTTCAATTACGGCTGGAAGCATCTTGTAGAGTTGAGTAAGGAAATTCAATTCCCGGTACTCAGCGCCAATATTAAGCAAACGGATGGAACACGTTTGTTCCAACCTTATGTCATTAAAGAAGTCGATGGCGTTAAAATCGGCATTATCGGCCTGACCACACCCGAAACGGCATACAAAACCAATCCTAAAAATGTCGAGGGCATTCAATTCACCGATCCCGCGGCGGAAGCCAAAGCGGCTGTAGATGAAATCCGCAGTAAAGTGGACGTTGTCGTGGTCCTCGGTCATCTGGGACAAGATGCATCCAGCAAAGACACCAGCCTTAAGGTCGTCAAGGAAGTGCCCGGCATTGATATTTTCATTGATGGGCACAGCCATACCGTACTGGAAAAAGGCTTGGTCGGTGACAATGGTACACTGATCGCAAGCGCGGGTGAATATACGAAGTATCTGGGCGTTGTTGATTTATGGGTCGACGGTGGTAAGGTTACCCAAAAGCAAGCCAAACTGATTGATTCGACGCAAGCAGCCGACATTCAGCCAAATGCTGAGATTACTTCATTGATCGCTTCCATTCAGAAGGAACAGGAGCCTATCCTCAAAGAGGTTGTAGCACAAACGAGTGTGGATCTGGAAGGAGCGCGTGAAAAGGTACGTGCAGGTGAAACGAACCTCGGCGACCTGCTCACCGATGCCATGCGTGATATTTCGGGGGCAGATGTGGCTCTGACCAACGGCGGCGGCATTCGGGCGTCCATCAAGACGGGAACGGTAACCAAGGGAGACATCATCACTGTGCTGCCCTTCGGCAACCAGATTGTTACCCTGAAAGTGAAAGGCGCCGACATTCAGGCAGCACTTGAAAATGGCACAGCCTCCTATCCGGAGCCAAGCGGCGGTTTTCCACAAGTATCGGGGATCTCGTTTAAAATAGATACATCGGCAGCCAAGGGGAGTCGCGTACACTCCATCCTGATTGGCGGAAAAACGCTTGATCCTGATGCCACGTACACACTGGCAACCAATGACTTTACTGCTGTAGGCGGAGATCAGTATACAATGTTCGCCAAATATCCGCAGGCAGGTATGTTCGGATCGCTTGACGAGGCGCTGATTCGCTACATGCAAAAGGTTGGTTCCGCCAGCCTGCAAGTACAAGCAGACGGCCGCATTCAAGAAGCCAAAGCAGACGGCAAGGCTTCCGTTCCTGCCGCGCAGCCTGTACCATCTGCTCCAACCGCAACACCGGCACCCGTGCAGGAAGAACCGCAAGTGGTCTCTACCTCGTCTGCGAAACCTGCACCAGCCAAAGCTCCAACAGCGAAGCCACAGCAGACACCGGCTTCTGCACAAGCTACAAAAAGCCATGTGTATATTGTAAAGTCCGGGGATACACTGTACGACATTTCCCGCCAATACGGGTTCACTTGGCAACAGCTTCAAAAGCTGAACAAGCTGAAAAATCCTCACCGCATTTATCCGGGACAAAAGCTTGACCTCCCGGCCTAA
- a CDS encoding ImmA/IrrE family metallo-endopeptidase, producing MNELIHKLVRKYRTNSPFDIAEALGIHIRYCDLGPTTKGLYYRKLRRRFIVIHNGLTPEWERFVCAHELGHDRLHKGVSRFFMEEHSYFSPGKFEMQANRFAVLLLSEGQPPLTDETQEHYLSRIGLPKETALFFDPKTER from the coding sequence ATGAACGAACTCATTCACAAACTCGTCCGAAAATACCGCACGAACTCCCCCTTCGATATTGCGGAAGCTCTGGGTATCCATATCCGTTACTGCGATCTGGGCCCCACAACCAAGGGGCTGTATTACCGCAAGCTACGCAGAAGATTCATCGTCATCCACAATGGGCTTACACCGGAATGGGAACGATTCGTCTGTGCGCATGAATTGGGGCATGACCGACTTCATAAAGGCGTCAGCCGCTTTTTTATGGAGGAGCATTCCTACTTTTCCCCCGGCAAATTTGAGATGCAAGCCAATCGGTTCGCTGTACTATTGCTCAGTGAAGGGCAACCACCGCTTACTGACGAAACACAGGAGCACTATTTATCCCGGATCGGTCTGCCCAAGGAGACTGCCCTTTTTTTTGACCCAAAAACGGAACGTTAG